CGAAGCTCGTCGTCCGAAAGAGCCTTCGATCCTGGCGGAAATCAGCGGCACCATCTCCTTCGGTAAGGAAACCAAGGGCAAGCGCCGTCTGGTCATCACTCCTACCGACGGTAGCGAGCCGTACGAGGAGCTGATTCCGAAGTGGCGTCACCTGAACGTGTTCGAAGGTGAGCAGGTAAGTCGTGGTGAAGTGATCTCCGACGGTCCGAGCAACCCGCACGACATCCTTCGTCTGTTGGGCGTCAGCTCGCTGGCCAAGTACATCGTCAACGAGATCCAGGACGTTTACCGTCTGCAGGGCGTGAAGATCAACGACAAGCACATCGAGACCATCCTGCGTCAGATGTTGCGCAAGGTCGAAGTCGCCGAGTCGGGTGATTCCTCCTTCATCAAGGGCGATCAGGTCGAGCTGGTGCAGGTGCTGGAAGAGAACGAAGTGCTGGCTACCCAGGACAAATTCCCTGCCAAGTATGAGCGCGTTCTGCTTGGTATCACCAAGGCCTCGCTGTCCACCGAGTCGTTTATTTCGGCGGCATCCTTCCAGGAAACCACCCGCGTCCTCACCGAGGCGGCGGTTACCGGCAAGCGCGACTTCCTGCGCGGCCTGAAGGAAAACGTCGTCGTAGGTCGCTTGATCCCGGCAGGTACCGGCTTGGCCTACCACAGCGAGCGCAAGCGTCAGCGCGATCTCGGCAAGCCGCAGCGCGTCAGCGCGAGCGAAGCCGAAGCTGCATTGGCTGAAGCGCTCAACCTGAGCGGTAACTAAGCTTCAAGCAAAGCCCCGGTTGTCTTGACAACCGGGGCTTTGTCTTGACTGCGTACAGGAAGCTCTTTAGTATTTTGTACCCCGAAAATTGGCAGGGCGCTTGCTCTGCCCATTTTCGTTTTTAAGTGTCGTAAGACAATCAGTGGAGCTATAGATGGCAACTATCAACCAGCTGGTGCGCAAACCGCGCAAGCGCCTGGTAGACAAGAGCGGCGTTCCTGCCCTGCAGAACTGCCCTCAGCGTCGCGGCGTATGCACCCGCGTATACACCACCACTCCGAAGAAGCCGAACTCCGCACTGCGTAAGGTGTGCCGTGTTCGTCTGACCAACGGTTTCGAGGTTTCCTCGTACATCGGTGGTGAAGGTCACAACCTGCAAGAGCACAGCGTAGTGCTGATCCGCGGTGGTCGTGTTAAGGACCTCCCGGGTGTGCGTTACCACACCGTGCGCGGTTCGCTGGATACCTCTGGCGTCAAGGACCGTAAGCAGGGTCGTTCGAAGTACGGCGCCAAGCGTCCGAAATAATTTTGTTTTCCTATTTTCTGAGTCGATAAGAGTAAGGTCGGGCATCGTCCCGGGCTAACCTGAAGACCGTTTGAGGGCTTATCAATGCCAAGACGTCGTGTAGCGGCCAAACGTGAGATCCTGGCCGATCCGAAATACGGAAGCCAGATTCTGGCGAAGTTCATGAACCACGTGATGGAAAGCGGCAAGAAAGCCGTTGCCGAGCGTATCGTTTACGGTGCTCTGGACAAGGTCAAAGAGCGCGGTAAAGGCGACCCCCTGGAACTCTTCGAAAAAGCACTCGACGCCATCGCTCCGCTGGTCGAAGTGAAGTCCCGCCGTGTCGGCGGTGCTACCTACCAGGTTCCGGTCGAAGTACGTCCGTCCCGTCGTAACGCACTGGCCATGCGCTGGCTGGTGGACTTCGCCCGCAAGCGTGGCGAGAAGTCCATGGCTCTGCGCCTGGCTGGCGAGCTGCTGGATGCCGCTGAAGGCAAAGGCGCTGCCGTCAAGAAGCGTGAAGACGTGCACCGTATGGCTGAGGCCAACAAAGCGTTCTCGCACTACCGCTTCTAATTACGGCAACAACACTTCTGCGAGGGCTTTATGGCTCGTAACACAGCAATCAACCGCTACCGGAACATTGGTATCTGCGCCCACGTTGACGCGGGCAAGACCACCACTACCGAGCGGATCCTGTTCTACACCGGTCTCAGTCACAAGATGGGTGAAGTACACGACGGCGCTGCTACCACCGACTGGATGGTGCAGGAGCAAGAGCGTGGTATCACCATCACTTCCGCTGCGATCACGACCTTCTGGGAAGGTTCGCGCGGACAGTACGACAAGTACCGCGTAAACGTCATCGATACCCCCGGCCACGTAGACTTCACCATTGAAGTTGAGCGCTCGCTGCGCGTGCTGGACGGTGCTGTCGTTGTGTTCTGTGGCACTTCCGGCGTTGAGCCGCAGTCTGAGACCGTATGGCGTCAGGCCAACAAGTACGGTGTTCCGCGTATCGTCTACGTGAACAAGATGGACCGCGCCGGTGCCAACTTCCTGCGCGTCGTCGGCCAGATCAAGAACCGCCTGGGTCATACCCCGGTTCCGGTCCAGCTGGCCATCGGTGCAGAAGATGACTTTGAAGGTCAGATCGACCTGATGAAGATGAAGGCCATCTACTGGAACGAAGACGACAAGGGCACCTCCTACCGCGAGGAAGAGATTCCCGCTGAGCTGGTTGACCTGGCCAACGAGTGGCGCAACAACATGGTCGAGGCTGCTGCCGAGGCCAACGAAGAGCTGATGAACAAGTACCTGGAAGAAGGTGAGCTGTCGATCGAAGAGATCAAGGCCGGCCTGCGTCAGCGTACTATCGCCTGCGAAATCGTACCGGCTGTTTGCGGCTCTTCGTTCAAGAACAAGGGCGTGCCCCTGGTTCTCGACGCCGTTATCGACTTCCTGCCTGCTCCGACCGAGATTCCGGCGATTCAGGGCGTCCACCCGGATAGTACTGATGACAACGAAATCCATGACGAGCGTCCGGCTGATGACAATGCTCCGTTCTCCGCTCTGGCGTTCAAGATCGCTACCGACCCGTTCGTTGGCACCTTGACCTTCGTTCGTGTCTACTCCGGTGTTCTGGAGTCTGGGCAGTCGGTCATCAACTCCGTGAAGGGCAAGAAAGAGCGCGTTGGTCGTATGGTGCAGATGCACGCCAACCAGCGTGACGAGATCAAGGAAGTGCGCGCTGGCGACATCGCTGCTCTGATTGGCATGAAGGACGTCACCACGGGTGACACCCTGTGCGACATCGAGAAGCCGATCATCCTTGAGCGCATGGACTTCCCGGAGCCGGTAATTTCGGTGGCTGTCGAGCCGAAGACCAAGGCTGACCAGGAGAAGATGGGTATTGCCCTCGGCAAGCTGGCCCAGGAAGACCCGTCCTTCCGCGTCAAGACCGACGAGGAAACCGGCCAGACCATCATCTCCGGTATGGGTGAGCTGCACCTGGATATTCTCGTCGACCGCATGAAGCGTGAGTTCGGCGTTGAGGCGAACATCGGCAAGCCGCAGGTTTCCTATCGCGAAACCATCTCGAAGGATAATGTCGAGATCGAAGGCAAGTTCGTGCGTCAGTCCGGTGGTCGTGGTCAGTTCGGTCACTGCTGGATTCGCTTCTCGACTCCGGATGTGGACGAGAAGGGCAATATCACCGAAGGTCTGGTATTCACCAACGAAGTCGTTGGTGGTGTGGTTCCGAAGGAATACATCCCGGCGATCCAGAAGGGCATTGAGGAGCAGATGAAGAACGGCGTCGTAGCCGGCTATCCGCTGATCGGCCTGAAGGCTACCGTCTTCGATGGTTCCTACCACGACGTCGACTCCAACGAGATGGCGTTCAAGATCGCTGCTTCCATGGCGACCAAGCAGCTGGCCCAGAAGGGCGGCGGTAAGGTGCTTGAGCCGATCATGAAGGTAGAGGTGGTGACTCCTGAGGACTACATGGGTGACGTGATGGGTGACCTGAACCGTCGTCGTGGTCTGATTCAGGGGATGGAGGACTCGGTTTCCGGTAAGGTGATTCGTGCCGAGGTTCCGCTGGGCGAAATGTTCGGTTACGCAACCGACGTGCGTTCCATGTCCCAGGGTCGCGCAAGCTACTCCATGGAATTCTCCAAGTACGCCGAGGCTCCGTCGAACATCGTCGAAGCTCTCGTTAAAAAACAAGCTTGATTCAGCCCTTTAAGTAAGAGGTTTACTGTCGTGGCTAAGGAAAAATTCGAACGTAACAAACCGCACGTCAACGTAGGCACCATCGGTCACGTTGACCACGGTAAAACCACTCTGACCGCTGCTCTGACCAAGGTTTGCTCCGAAACTTGGGGTGGCTCCGCTCGCGCTTTCGATCAGATCGACAACGCGCCGGAAGAGAAGGCTCGTGGTATCACCATCAACACCTCTCACGTTGAATACGACTCGCCCGTTCGCCACTACGCGCACGTAGACTGCCCGGGCCACGCCGACTACGTGAAGAACATGATCACCGGTGCTGCCCAGATGGACGGCGCGATCCTGGTTTGCTCCGCTGCTGACGGCCCCATGCCGCAGACTCGCGAACACATCCTGCTGTCCCGTCAGGTAGGCGTTCCTTACATTGTCGTGTTCCTGAACAAGGCCGACATGGTTGATGACGCCGAACTGCTGGAGCTGGTCGAAATGGAAGTTCGCGATCTGCTGAACACCTACGACTTCCCGGGCGACGACACTCCGATCGTGATCGGTTCCGCTCTGATGGCTCTGAATGGTCAGGATGACAACGAGATGGGCGTTTCCGCCGTGCGCAAGCTGGTAGAGACCCTGGACTCCTACATCCCTGAGCCGGTTCGTGCAATCGACCAGCCGTTCCTGATGCCGATCGAAGACGTATTCTCGATCTCCGGTCGCGGCACCGTGGTGACTGGCCGTGTTGAGCGCGGCATCGTCAAGGTTCAGGAAGAAGTGGAAATCGTCGGCATCAAGGCGACCACCAAGACCACTTGCACCGGCGTTGAAATGTTCCGCAAGCTGCTCGACGAAGGTCGTGCTGGTGAGAACGTTGGCGTCCTGCTGCGTGGCACCAAGCGTGAAGACGTAGAGCGTGGCCAGGTTCTGGCCAAGCCGGGCACCATCAAGCCGCACACCAAGTTCGAGTGCGAAGTGTATGTGCTGTCCAAGGAAGAAGGTGGTCGTCACACCCCGTTCTTCAAGGGCTACCGTCCGCAGTTCTACTTCCGTACCACCGACGTAACCGGTAACTGCGAACTGCCGGAAGGCGTTGAGATGGTAATGCCGGGCGACAACGTGAAGATGGTTGTTACCCTGATCGCTCCGATCGCAATGGAAGACGGTCTGCGCTTCGCTATCCGCGAAGGCGGTCGTACCGTTGGCGCCGGCGTGGTTGCCAAGATCATCGAGTAATCGCTGATCCGCTCCAGAAAAAGGGACCCTTCGGGGTCCCTTTTTCGTTGAGTTGGTTAAATATTGACACCCTCCAGGCGCATCCGTACAATTGCGCCTCCTTTTAACGGGCGGAGTCCGTCCGTTGGGAATGGCAACTTGGAGTCTGAGGTCAAATGCAAAATCAACAAATCCGTATTCGGTTGAAGGCTTTTGACCATCGCCTGATCGACCAATCTACCCAGGAAATCGTGGAAACCGCGAAACGTACTGGCGCTCAGGTGCGTGGTCCGATTCCTCTGCCGACCCGCAAGGAACGTTACACCGTGCTGATTTCCCCGCACGTCAACAAGGATGCTCGTGACCAGTACGAAATTCGTACCCACAAGCGTGTTCTCGACATCGTTCAGCCGACCGACAAAACCGTCGACGCGCTGATGAAGCTCGACCTTGCTGCTGGCGTCGAAGTACAGATCAGCCTCGGCTAATGCCCTCGGCATTGGTCGTGTAACGCTCTGAAATGGGCGGCCATAGCGGGTGAAAGCCCCGTACACTAAAGAGGTTCTAAAGATGACAATTGGTGTTGTCGGTCGTAAGTGCGGCATGACCCGCATTTTCACCGAAGATGGTGTCTCTATTCCGGTTACGGTCATTGAAGTCGAGCCGAATCGCGTCACCCAATTCAAAAACGAAGAGACTGATGGCTATCGCGCTGTGCAGGTAACTGCTGGCGAGCGTCGTGCTTCTCGCGTGACCAAGGCTCAGGCCGGTCACTTTGCCAAGGCGAATGTCGCCGCCGGTCGCGGCGTGTGGGAATTCCGTCTGGGTGAAGAGGAGTTCAAGGCAGGCGATTCCATCTCTGTCGATCTGTTCCAGGCAGGCCAGCTGGTAGACGTTACCGGCGAGTCCAAGGGTAAAGGCTTCGCCGGTACCATCAAGCGCTGGAACTTCCGTGGTCAAGATAACACCCACGGTAACTCCGTTTCCCACCGCGTCCCGGGTTCTATCGGCCAGTGCCAGACTCCTGGTCGAGTGTTCAAGGGCAAGAAAATGTCCGGCCACCTGGGTGCTGAGCGTGTAACCGTTCAATCCCTGGAAGTCGTACGTGTCGATGCAGAGCGCAATCTGCTGCTGGTCAAAGGTGCCGTTCCCGGCGCTACCGGTGGTGATGTGCTGGTGCGTCCGGCAGCCAAGGCTCGCGGTTAAGAGAGGAAGCTGAGATGCAACTGAATGTAAATGGCGCTCAGGCGATCGAAGTTTCCGAGCGTACCTTTGGTAGCGAATTCAACGAGACCCTGGTTCACCAGGCAGTCGTCGCCTACATGGCTGGCGGCCGTCAGGGCACCAAGGCTCAGAAGACTCGTTCCGAAGTCTCCGGTGGCGGCAAGAAGCCGTGGCGTCAGAAGGGCACCGGTCGTGCTCGTGCTGGCACCATCCGTAGCCCCATCTGGCGTGGCGGCGGCGCGACCTTCGCAGCAAAGCCCCAGGATCACTCCCAGAAGCTCAACAAGAAGATGTACCGCGCTGCTCTGCGCTCCATCCTCTCTGAGCTGGTTCGTCTGGATCGTCTGGTTGTCGTTGCCGACTTCGCTGTCGACGCACCGAAGACCAAGGGTCTGGTCAGCAAGCTGGAAGGCCTGGGCCTGAAAGATGTACTGATCGTCACCGAAGGCGTCGATGAGAACCTGTACCTGGCAGCTCGCAACCTGGCCCACGTCGATGTACGTGACGTCCAGGCTTCCGATCCGGTCAGCCTCATCGCCTACGACAAGGTGCTGGTCACCGTGTCTGCCGTGAAGAAGTTCGAGGAGCTGCTGGCATGAACCAGGAACGCGTATTCAAAGTGCTGCTGGGCCCGCATATCTCCGAGAAGGCCACTGGCCTGGCGGACGGCAACAGCCAATTCGTTTTCAAGGTTGCCACTGATGCAACCAAGCTGGAAATCAAGAAGGCCGTAGAAAGCCTGTTCGGCGTGAAAGTACGTCGCGTCACCACCCTGAACGTTCAGGGCAAGACCAAGCGTACCGTTCGCGGCCTGGGCAAGCGTAACGACTGGAAAAAAGCGTACATCGCTCTCCAGCCGGGCCAGGATCTCGATTTCGCAGCTGGCGCTGAGTAAAGGGGTGCATCATGGCAATCGTTAAATGCAAACCGACTTCCGCTGGTCGTCGTTTCGTCGTCAAGGTAGTGAACCAGGACCTGCACAAAGGTGCTCCGTTCGCTCCCCTGCTCGAGAAGAAGTCCAAGTCGGGCGGCCGTAACAACAACGGTCGTATCACCACCCGTCATATCGGTGGTGGCCACAAGCAGCACTATCGTCTGGTCGACTTCCGTCGCAACAAGGATGGTATCCCTGCCATCGTTGAGCGCGTCGAATACGATCCGAACCGTACTGCTCACATCGCTCTGCTGAAATACGCGGACGGCGAGCGTCGTTACATCATCGCCCCCAAAGGCGTGGTGGCTGGTGATCAGCTGATCTCCGGTATCGGCGCTCCGATCAAGGCCGGCAACAACATGCCGCTGCGCAACATTCCGGTTGGTAGCACCATCCACGGTATCGAACTGAAGCCTGGCAAAGGCGCTCAGATCGCTCGCTCCGCTGGCGCTTCGGCTCAGCTGGTTGCCCGTGAAGGTGCCTACGTCACCGTACGTCTGCGTTCCGGCGAAATGCGCAAAGTCCTGGCTGACTGCCGTGCGACCCTGGGCGAAGTCTCGAACTCCGAGCACAGCCTGCGTTCGCTGGGTAAAGCCGGTGCCAAGCGCTGGCGTGGCGTTCGCCCGACCGTTCGTGGTGTTGCCATGAACCCGGTCGACCACCCGCATGGTGGTGGTGAAGGTCGTACCTCTGCTGGTCGTCATCCGGTATCGCCGTGGGGTCTTCAGACCAAGGGTAAGAAGACTCGCGCGAACAAGCGTACCGACAACATGATCGTCCGTCGCCGCAAGTAAATAGAGGGATACGACAGTGCCACGTTCTCTGAAAAAAGGTCCTTTTATC
The Pseudomonas triclosanedens DNA segment above includes these coding regions:
- the fusA gene encoding elongation factor G, whose translation is MARNTAINRYRNIGICAHVDAGKTTTTERILFYTGLSHKMGEVHDGAATTDWMVQEQERGITITSAAITTFWEGSRGQYDKYRVNVIDTPGHVDFTIEVERSLRVLDGAVVVFCGTSGVEPQSETVWRQANKYGVPRIVYVNKMDRAGANFLRVVGQIKNRLGHTPVPVQLAIGAEDDFEGQIDLMKMKAIYWNEDDKGTSYREEEIPAELVDLANEWRNNMVEAAAEANEELMNKYLEEGELSIEEIKAGLRQRTIACEIVPAVCGSSFKNKGVPLVLDAVIDFLPAPTEIPAIQGVHPDSTDDNEIHDERPADDNAPFSALAFKIATDPFVGTLTFVRVYSGVLESGQSVINSVKGKKERVGRMVQMHANQRDEIKEVRAGDIAALIGMKDVTTGDTLCDIEKPIILERMDFPEPVISVAVEPKTKADQEKMGIALGKLAQEDPSFRVKTDEETGQTIISGMGELHLDILVDRMKREFGVEANIGKPQVSYRETISKDNVEIEGKFVRQSGGRGQFGHCWIRFSTPDVDEKGNITEGLVFTNEVVGGVVPKEYIPAIQKGIEEQMKNGVVAGYPLIGLKATVFDGSYHDVDSNEMAFKIAASMATKQLAQKGGGKVLEPIMKVEVVTPEDYMGDVMGDLNRRRGLIQGMEDSVSGKVIRAEVPLGEMFGYATDVRSMSQGRASYSMEFSKYAEAPSNIVEALVKKQA
- the rplC gene encoding 50S ribosomal protein L3: MTIGVVGRKCGMTRIFTEDGVSIPVTVIEVEPNRVTQFKNEETDGYRAVQVTAGERRASRVTKAQAGHFAKANVAAGRGVWEFRLGEEEFKAGDSISVDLFQAGQLVDVTGESKGKGFAGTIKRWNFRGQDNTHGNSVSHRVPGSIGQCQTPGRVFKGKKMSGHLGAERVTVQSLEVVRVDAERNLLLVKGAVPGATGGDVLVRPAAKARG
- the tuf gene encoding elongation factor Tu, with product MAKEKFERNKPHVNVGTIGHVDHGKTTLTAALTKVCSETWGGSARAFDQIDNAPEEKARGITINTSHVEYDSPVRHYAHVDCPGHADYVKNMITGAAQMDGAILVCSAADGPMPQTREHILLSRQVGVPYIVVFLNKADMVDDAELLELVEMEVRDLLNTYDFPGDDTPIVIGSALMALNGQDDNEMGVSAVRKLVETLDSYIPEPVRAIDQPFLMPIEDVFSISGRGTVVTGRVERGIVKVQEEVEIVGIKATTKTTCTGVEMFRKLLDEGRAGENVGVLLRGTKREDVERGQVLAKPGTIKPHTKFECEVYVLSKEEGGRHTPFFKGYRPQFYFRTTDVTGNCELPEGVEMVMPGDNVKMVVTLIAPIAMEDGLRFAIREGGRTVGAGVVAKIIE
- the rplD gene encoding 50S ribosomal protein L4, with translation MQLNVNGAQAIEVSERTFGSEFNETLVHQAVVAYMAGGRQGTKAQKTRSEVSGGGKKPWRQKGTGRARAGTIRSPIWRGGGATFAAKPQDHSQKLNKKMYRAALRSILSELVRLDRLVVVADFAVDAPKTKGLVSKLEGLGLKDVLIVTEGVDENLYLAARNLAHVDVRDVQASDPVSLIAYDKVLVTVSAVKKFEELLA
- the rpsG gene encoding 30S ribosomal protein S7 — its product is MPRRRVAAKREILADPKYGSQILAKFMNHVMESGKKAVAERIVYGALDKVKERGKGDPLELFEKALDAIAPLVEVKSRRVGGATYQVPVEVRPSRRNALAMRWLVDFARKRGEKSMALRLAGELLDAAEGKGAAVKKREDVHRMAEANKAFSHYRF
- the rpsJ gene encoding 30S ribosomal protein S10, with amino-acid sequence MQNQQIRIRLKAFDHRLIDQSTQEIVETAKRTGAQVRGPIPLPTRKERYTVLISPHVNKDARDQYEIRTHKRVLDIVQPTDKTVDALMKLDLAAGVEVQISLG
- the rplW gene encoding 50S ribosomal protein L23, encoding MNQERVFKVLLGPHISEKATGLADGNSQFVFKVATDATKLEIKKAVESLFGVKVRRVTTLNVQGKTKRTVRGLGKRNDWKKAYIALQPGQDLDFAAGAE
- the rplB gene encoding 50S ribosomal protein L2 translates to MAIVKCKPTSAGRRFVVKVVNQDLHKGAPFAPLLEKKSKSGGRNNNGRITTRHIGGGHKQHYRLVDFRRNKDGIPAIVERVEYDPNRTAHIALLKYADGERRYIIAPKGVVAGDQLISGIGAPIKAGNNMPLRNIPVGSTIHGIELKPGKGAQIARSAGASAQLVAREGAYVTVRLRSGEMRKVLADCRATLGEVSNSEHSLRSLGKAGAKRWRGVRPTVRGVAMNPVDHPHGGGEGRTSAGRHPVSPWGLQTKGKKTRANKRTDNMIVRRRK
- the rpsL gene encoding 30S ribosomal protein S12; its protein translation is MATINQLVRKPRKRLVDKSGVPALQNCPQRRGVCTRVYTTTPKKPNSALRKVCRVRLTNGFEVSSYIGGEGHNLQEHSVVLIRGGRVKDLPGVRYHTVRGSLDTSGVKDRKQGRSKYGAKRPK